A portion of the Nitratidesulfovibrio termitidis HI1 genome contains these proteins:
- a CDS encoding flagellar basal body P-ring protein FlgI yields MSPSLRSLTARLLVVPLLVALWLLALPGGAGAVRIKDIASFGGVRDNQLVGYGLVVGLGGTGDKKDSTFTMSSMVNMLERMGVAVDQTKMKPKNVAAVMVTTRMPVSAKPGTRLDVTVSSMGDATSLQGGVLLLTPLKGVDGKVYSLAQGPLALGGFSVEGQAARAQKNVTTVGTIPGGAIVERGIPFQFNSQDTLTLHMSSADFSTTMQVVERLNRVMGGSYAKAQDATTVALDVPPAYRGNLVPLMASIENIEVTPDAPAKVVVDEKTGTVVLGRDVRISRVAVAHGSLQVTVQEGMDVSQPGPFSQGQTVATPRTDINVREENRRLMLMEGATLQELVDGLNAIGATPRDLVSILRAMKTAGALHADLEVI; encoded by the coding sequence ATGTCGCCCAGCCTTCGTTCCCTCACCGCCCGCCTTCTCGTCGTCCCGCTGCTTGTGGCCCTGTGGCTGCTGGCCTTGCCGGGCGGCGCGGGGGCCGTGCGCATCAAGGACATCGCCAGTTTCGGCGGCGTGCGCGACAACCAGCTCGTGGGCTACGGCCTGGTAGTGGGCCTGGGCGGCACGGGCGACAAGAAGGATTCCACCTTCACCATGAGTTCCATGGTCAACATGCTGGAACGCATGGGCGTGGCCGTGGACCAGACCAAGATGAAGCCCAAGAACGTGGCCGCCGTCATGGTCACCACCCGCATGCCCGTTTCCGCCAAGCCGGGCACCCGCCTGGACGTCACCGTGTCGTCCATGGGCGACGCCACCAGCCTTCAGGGCGGGGTGCTGCTGCTCACGCCGCTGAAGGGCGTGGACGGCAAGGTGTACAGCCTGGCGCAGGGACCGCTGGCCCTGGGCGGCTTTTCCGTGGAAGGGCAGGCCGCCCGCGCCCAGAAGAACGTGACCACCGTGGGCACCATCCCCGGCGGGGCCATCGTGGAGCGGGGCATTCCCTTCCAGTTCAACAGCCAGGATACGCTGACCCTGCACATGTCCAGCGCCGACTTTTCCACCACCATGCAGGTGGTGGAGCGGCTGAACCGGGTCATGGGCGGCAGCTACGCCAAGGCCCAGGACGCCACCACCGTGGCCCTGGACGTGCCGCCCGCCTACCGGGGCAACCTGGTGCCGCTGATGGCCTCCATCGAAAACATCGAAGTAACCCCCGATGCCCCGGCCAAGGTGGTGGTGGACGAAAAGACCGGCACCGTGGTGCTGGGGCGCGACGTGCGCATCTCTCGCGTGGCCGTGGCCCACGGCAGTCTGCAGGTCACCGTGCAGGAAGGCATGGACGTTTCGCAGCCCGGCCCGTTCAGCCAGGGGCAGACCGTGGCCACCCCACGTACCGACATCAACGTGCGTGAAGAAAACCGCCGTCTGATGCTCATGGAAGGGGCCACGTTGCAGGAACTGGTGGATGGCCTGAACGCCATCGGCGCCACCCCGCGCGATCTGGTCTCGATCCTTCGGGCCATGAAGACGGCGGGGGCGTTGCATGCCGATCTCGAAGTCATCTAG
- a CDS encoding peptidoglycan DD-metalloendopeptidase family protein — MTAPVDPKLATAASAQHELTQRKLEMDALRKRLRNDPSKEQKLREACEGFESIFVQKMWEQMRATLPKEGYLHSKEEEFWQSMFDQELAKKMTAAGGIGLADMIYEQLSTKLTDASRTTAPSSVREPVPVKPVSLVPRMITPASEGASGANGINGVGGKTGAASSMYEPASPEAPVAGDAQVPGTAGTDAKTVSANQAEPANQAPSASQAIVQQHLAELERQVAAASSADAASPAASGVAAAAAGIAVPGTVAATGAAAIQPGTAPAAAAEAGQAAAVTRAQRRAARDKDGAMHGLPSASVADGNTRKVRSPMRDAQLGPPIVHRTGAMKRVSSPSATRTLNVPTGAPSAAELQAAQAAQAAVSGDGAVGAASPTTGATSPTTGAATPGAASSAPTATPASTATPVAPTSKASPTGGPAVASGTPGSMTWPHEGRIASGFGWRNDPITGERAWHPGVDIAVTEGDPVRAAWDGKVVFAGERADYGRLVVLEHPGGWRSFYGHNGSLDVHEGDAVRAGTEIAKAGETGRVAGPHLHFEVRQGELAVNPEYAARSLASGGVAAQRTRTGG; from the coding sequence ATGACCGCTCCCGTTGATCCGAAACTCGCCACTGCCGCCTCGGCCCAGCACGAGCTTACCCAGCGCAAGCTCGAGATGGATGCCCTGCGCAAGCGCCTGCGCAACGATCCGTCCAAGGAACAGAAGCTGCGCGAGGCGTGCGAGGGGTTCGAATCCATCTTCGTGCAGAAGATGTGGGAACAGATGCGCGCCACCCTGCCCAAGGAAGGCTACCTGCACAGCAAGGAGGAGGAATTCTGGCAGTCCATGTTCGATCAGGAGCTTGCCAAAAAGATGACCGCCGCCGGGGGCATCGGGCTGGCGGACATGATCTACGAACAGCTTTCCACCAAGTTGACCGACGCCAGCCGCACCACTGCGCCCAGTTCCGTGCGCGAACCGGTGCCGGTGAAGCCGGTGTCGCTGGTGCCGCGCATGATCACCCCCGCGTCCGAGGGCGCGAGCGGGGCCAACGGGATCAACGGGGTCGGCGGGAAGACCGGTGCCGCTTCGTCCATGTACGAGCCCGCCAGTCCGGAAGCGCCCGTGGCGGGCGACGCCCAGGTTCCGGGCACGGCCGGGACGGACGCGAAGACCGTATCGGCAAATCAGGCTGAACCGGCAAATCAGGCCCCATCGGCAAGTCAGGCCATCGTCCAGCAGCATCTGGCCGAACTGGAGCGTCAGGTTGCCGCCGCATCCTCGGCTGACGCAGCCAGCCCGGCGGCATCAGGCGTAGCGGCGGCAGCAGCGGGGATTGCTGTCCCGGGCACCGTTGCCGCCACTGGCGCAGCTGCCATCCAACCCGGCACGGCACCGGCTGCCGCAGCCGAGGCCGGGCAGGCCGCGGCCGTTACCAGGGCCCAGCGCCGTGCCGCACGGGACAAGGACGGCGCCATGCACGGTCTGCCCTCCGCGTCGGTGGCGGACGGGAATACACGCAAGGTGCGCAGCCCCATGCGCGACGCCCAGTTGGGCCCGCCCATCGTGCATCGTACCGGGGCCATGAAGCGGGTGTCCTCGCCCTCGGCCACGCGCACGCTTAATGTGCCTACGGGCGCGCCATCAGCCGCAGAATTGCAGGCCGCGCAGGCGGCACAGGCCGCCGTATCCGGCGACGGGGCCGTCGGCGCAGCCTCCCCGACAACTGGCGCAACGTCCCCGACAACTGGCGCCGCAACTCCGGGCGCCGCATCGTCAGCCCCCACGGCCACCCCGGCCAGCACTGCCACTCCGGTTGCCCCGACTTCCAAGGCCTCTCCAACGGGCGGCCCTGCGGTGGCCTCTGGCACTCCGGGTTCCATGACCTGGCCGCATGAGGGGCGCATCGCCTCCGGTTTCGGCTGGCGCAACGACCCCATCACCGGCGAACGGGCCTGGCATCCGGGCGTGGACATTGCCGTGACCGAGGGCGACCCGGTGCGCGCGGCGTGGGACGGCAAGGTGGTCTTTGCCGGAGAACGGGCCGACTACGGCAGGCTGGTGGTGCTGGAGCATCCCGGCGGCTGGCGCAGTTTTTACGGCCATAACGGCAGCCTGGACGTGCACGAGGGTGACGCTGTCCGCGCGGGCACGGAAATTGCCAAGGCAGGGGAGACGGGCCGCGTTGCCGGGCCGCATCTTCACTTCGAGGTGCGCCAGGGCGAACTGGCGGTGAACCCGGAATACGCGGCGCGCAGCCTCGCTTCCGGGGGTGTCGCGGCACAACGGACCCGCACCGGAGGATAA
- the flgN gene encoding flagellar export chaperone FlgN: MYDQIRGNLVRQTKGLEVLALLLEEEFAHLRGRSPDAVSAVEFSIHELMRQLACERVDLKAVMQRTRLSEYADMLPEEQGEEVRALIARIDAQEQHCARQASLNADLALALLDQSQELLDYLHRRLVPPKQETYGRKGGMTTTRAEAALIRGRL; this comes from the coding sequence ATGTACGATCAGATACGCGGCAATCTTGTCCGGCAGACCAAAGGGCTGGAGGTGCTGGCCCTGCTGCTCGAGGAAGAGTTTGCCCACTTGCGCGGGCGCTCCCCCGACGCCGTGAGTGCCGTGGAATTTTCCATCCACGAACTGATGCGCCAACTGGCCTGCGAACGCGTGGACCTGAAGGCGGTCATGCAGCGCACCCGGCTTTCGGAATACGCGGACATGCTGCCGGAGGAGCAGGGCGAGGAAGTGCGCGCCCTCATCGCGCGCATCGACGCCCAGGAACAGCACTGCGCCCGGCAGGCCTCGCTGAACGCGGACCTTGCCCTGGCCCTGCTGGACCAGAGCCAGGAGTTGCTGGACTACCTGCATCGCCGCCTGGTTCCCCCCAAGCAGGAAACCTACGGACGCAAGGGCGGCATGACCACCACGCGTGCCGAGGCGGCGCTCATCCGCGGGAGGTTGTAA
- the flgK gene encoding flagellar hook-associated protein FlgK gives MAGVTSLLNMGQLSLLANQTAIQTTGNNIANVNTVGYSRQAVRFEEYPALDGFPGQIGTGAYAAEVYRYFNGFVEKSYLDKSSQQARWDAQYAMLQSVESLFNESTTPGINAAMSQFFADWQALSQRPDDKASRDALLSHSDNLVKLLQNSESNLRVMQQQMDQYLKQEVDEANSLIKQIAELNRQIEMHDEPGKNNANTLIDNRNLLVRELSQKLDVDVIDNGSGKFTVVTKAGHTLVDGVNAFSLDYQGPQSQQSLTPGSNFDGEIHFDGSDEYEYTLDVVQSGAVTSGAGAAMFRVSLDGGKTWLKDESGNDRLFAARPEDQKVKVQGLDIYFSGATQDLTAGDRFTVTPKSGVYWVTPTTSPLNISPQTMADGTDNPRRITGGTIGGFMIFRDTQVGRYVDRVNALSESLIWEVNRLHSQGAGLDHMSVMSGTYGVSDPSIALGSDSSGLAWLDRLEAGNFSMYVYDANSGAYLSNASGPLDFDSATPGIQNFDPNVHSLNDVRDALNNTFGTYVTADIVDNKLVVRSNDGYKFGVGSDSAGLLAGLGLNTYFQGSDASTIAVRPDVRSDTNFINAGKVNGGNEANEGDNDTATAIAGLATKEVTIATTFERASSQTLSEYYSAIVATVGADTASTKFNAAYTATLAKDLDERQSASAGVNLDEEMASLVKFQHAYKAAAKLVTTADQMMQTLLGLKQ, from the coding sequence ATGGCCGGGGTCACCTCGCTGCTCAACATGGGGCAGCTCTCGCTGCTGGCGAACCAGACCGCCATCCAGACCACGGGCAACAACATCGCCAACGTGAATACCGTCGGGTATTCGCGCCAGGCGGTGCGCTTCGAGGAGTATCCCGCCCTCGACGGCTTTCCGGGTCAGATCGGCACTGGTGCGTACGCGGCGGAGGTGTACCGCTATTTCAACGGCTTCGTGGAAAAGTCGTACCTGGACAAGTCCTCGCAGCAGGCCCGCTGGGATGCGCAGTACGCAATGCTGCAAAGCGTGGAAAGCCTGTTCAATGAATCGACCACCCCCGGCATCAACGCCGCCATGTCGCAGTTCTTTGCCGACTGGCAGGCCCTTTCGCAACGGCCCGACGACAAGGCCAGCCGCGACGCGCTGCTTTCGCATTCCGACAACCTGGTCAAGCTGCTCCAGAATTCCGAGTCCAACCTGCGCGTCATGCAGCAGCAGATGGACCAGTACCTGAAGCAGGAAGTTGACGAGGCCAACAGCCTGATCAAGCAGATTGCGGAACTGAACCGGCAGATCGAAATGCACGACGAGCCGGGCAAGAACAACGCCAACACCCTCATCGACAACCGCAACCTGCTGGTGCGCGAACTGTCGCAGAAGCTCGACGTCGACGTGATCGACAACGGCAGCGGCAAGTTCACGGTGGTCACCAAGGCCGGGCACACCCTGGTGGACGGGGTGAACGCCTTCTCGCTGGACTACCAGGGGCCGCAGTCGCAGCAGTCGCTGACGCCCGGTTCGAATTTCGACGGCGAGATCCATTTCGACGGTTCGGACGAGTACGAATATACCCTCGACGTGGTGCAGTCCGGCGCGGTGACCAGCGGCGCGGGCGCGGCCATGTTCCGCGTCTCGCTGGACGGCGGCAAGACCTGGCTGAAGGACGAGAGCGGCAACGACAGACTGTTCGCCGCCCGTCCTGAGGACCAGAAGGTCAAGGTGCAGGGGCTGGACATCTATTTCAGCGGGGCCACCCAGGACCTCACGGCGGGCGACCGCTTTACCGTCACGCCCAAGAGCGGCGTGTACTGGGTGACGCCCACCACCTCGCCCCTGAACATTTCGCCCCAGACCATGGCCGACGGCACCGACAACCCCCGGCGCATCACCGGCGGGACCATCGGCGGGTTCATGATCTTTCGCGATACCCAGGTGGGCCGCTACGTGGACCGCGTGAACGCCCTGTCGGAATCGTTGATCTGGGAAGTGAACCGCCTGCACAGCCAGGGGGCGGGGCTCGACCACATGTCGGTCATGAGCGGCACCTACGGCGTGTCCGACCCGTCCATCGCCCTGGGGTCCGACAGCTCCGGCCTTGCCTGGCTGGACAGGCTGGAGGCGGGCAACTTCAGCATGTACGTGTATGACGCCAACAGCGGCGCGTATCTTTCCAACGCCTCAGGCCCGCTGGATTTCGACAGTGCCACCCCGGGCATCCAGAACTTCGACCCCAACGTGCATTCACTGAACGACGTGCGTGACGCGCTGAACAACACCTTCGGCACCTACGTCACCGCGGACATCGTGGACAACAAGCTCGTCGTGCGCAGCAACGACGGCTACAAGTTCGGCGTGGGGTCCGACTCCGCCGGCCTTTTGGCGGGCCTTGGACTGAACACCTATTTCCAGGGGTCGGATGCCTCCACCATTGCCGTGCGGCCCGACGTGCGCAGCGACACCAATTTCATCAATGCCGGCAAGGTCAACGGCGGCAACGAGGCCAACGAGGGCGACAACGACACCGCCACGGCCATCGCCGGGCTGGCCACCAAGGAAGTGACCATCGCCACCACCTTCGAGCGGGCCAGTTCGCAGACCCTGTCGGAATACTACAGCGCCATCGTGGCCACCGTGGGCGCGGATACCGCCTCCACCAAGTTCAACGCGGCCTACACCGCGACCCTGGCCAAGGATCTGGACGAACGCCAGAGCGCATCGGCCGGGGTGAACCTGGACGAGGAAATGGCCAGTCTCGTCAAGTTCCAGCACGCCTACAAGGCGGCGGCCAAGCTGGTGACCACGGCGGACCAGATGATGCAGACGCTGCTGGGCCTCAAGCAGTAG
- the flgL gene encoding flagellar hook-associated protein FlgL, giving the protein MAGRVSQRTMFDNYISNMNYALSNLMESNMQAASQKQVNRPSDDPVGMARILNYRASLATNEQYQKNVGQAESWLSLADTTLTQVSTVLTRIKALAEQAATGTVSPENRKEISYEMRELYGQLINLANTENEGRHIFAGHKIEDSAYVAGLAVTANDPALSNTSFTVDGGASNTIVFQFLESGTIGTDALDYRYSEDGGSTWKTGTLASNAAPVMLGGARLTMSPGATVTAVDTGNEHETDNGTWLYIRPTAIYKGDDMNSSGLTAERYGAADIAATADGSFSRDVMVRIDQSGTLSGSISYSYSMDGGSSWVPATASGTGGPVSLLVPGGFLTLASNGGNALTAGDQFVIRPHRASLEYEISPGEYMSVNNVGKDIFGGLYQAPGQASPTAVYDGDGRNMFEVVGRLIAFTETNSQTGIQQALDELGTASKVILTAAARVGGKENRLDVVQGILESQEDDQTMRMSSIEDVDVAKLMTQLAQQQLTYNSVLKSSSMIMQMNLTNFL; this is encoded by the coding sequence ATGGCAGGACGCGTTTCGCAGCGGACCATGTTCGACAACTACATCTCGAACATGAACTATGCGCTGTCCAACCTCATGGAATCGAATATGCAGGCGGCCAGCCAGAAGCAGGTCAACCGCCCGTCGGACGATCCCGTGGGCATGGCCCGCATCCTGAACTACCGTGCCTCGCTGGCCACCAACGAGCAGTACCAGAAGAACGTGGGGCAGGCCGAAAGCTGGCTGAGCCTTGCGGATACGACGCTGACCCAGGTCAGCACGGTGCTGACCCGCATCAAGGCCCTGGCGGAACAGGCCGCCACCGGCACGGTAAGCCCGGAGAACCGCAAGGAAATCAGCTACGAAATGCGAGAGCTGTACGGACAGCTCATCAACCTTGCCAACACCGAGAACGAAGGCCGCCACATTTTCGCGGGGCACAAGATCGAGGACTCCGCCTACGTGGCCGGGCTGGCCGTCACCGCCAACGACCCGGCACTGTCCAACACCTCGTTCACGGTGGACGGCGGGGCCAGCAACACCATCGTGTTCCAGTTTCTGGAAAGCGGCACCATCGGCACCGATGCGCTGGACTACCGCTACTCCGAAGATGGCGGTTCCACCTGGAAGACCGGCACCCTGGCCTCCAACGCCGCGCCGGTGATGCTGGGCGGCGCACGCCTGACCATGTCGCCCGGGGCCACCGTGACCGCCGTGGATACCGGCAACGAGCACGAGACGGACAACGGCACGTGGCTGTACATTCGACCGACAGCCATCTACAAGGGCGACGACATGAACTCTTCCGGCCTCACGGCCGAGAGATACGGCGCCGCCGACATCGCGGCCACGGCCGATGGTTCGTTCTCGCGCGACGTCATGGTGCGCATCGACCAGTCGGGCACGCTTTCCGGCTCCATCAGCTATTCGTACAGCATGGATGGCGGCTCGAGTTGGGTGCCCGCCACCGCTTCCGGCACGGGCGGCCCCGTGTCGCTGCTGGTGCCCGGCGGCTTCCTGACGCTGGCCTCCAACGGGGGCAACGCGCTGACGGCGGGCGACCAGTTCGTCATCCGGCCGCACCGCGCCTCGCTGGAATACGAAATTTCGCCCGGCGAATACATGTCGGTGAACAACGTGGGCAAGGACATCTTCGGCGGCCTGTACCAGGCGCCGGGGCAGGCCAGCCCCACGGCGGTGTACGACGGGGACGGGCGCAACATGTTCGAGGTGGTGGGCAGGCTGATTGCCTTCACCGAAACCAACAGCCAGACCGGCATCCAGCAGGCGCTGGACGAGTTGGGCACAGCCTCCAAGGTCATTCTGACGGCGGCGGCGCGTGTGGGCGGCAAGGAAAACCGGCTCGACGTGGTGCAGGGCATCCTGGAGTCGCAGGAAGACGACCAGACCATGCGCATGAGCAGCATAGAGGACGTGGACGTGGCCAAGCTGATGACGCAGCTCGCGCAGCAGCAACTGACCTACAACAGCGTGCTCAAGTCGTCCTCCATGATCATGCAGATGAATCTCACGAACTTCCTGTAA
- the csrA gene encoding carbon storage regulator CsrA translates to MLILTRRPGESLYLGDNIRITILGMQGKQVKIGLDVPGDMVVYREEVYRRVMEENRMALETSNADLLAATQIWHDRTKE, encoded by the coding sequence ATGCTCATACTTACACGCCGGCCGGGCGAAAGCCTGTACCTTGGCGACAACATTCGCATCACCATCCTTGGCATGCAGGGAAAGCAGGTCAAGATCGGGCTCGACGTACCCGGCGACATGGTCGTGTACCGAGAGGAAGTCTACCGGCGCGTCATGGAGGAAAACCGCATGGCGCTCGAAACCAGCAACGCTGACCTGCTCGCGGCGACACAGATATGGCACGACAGAACGAAAGAGTGA
- the fliW gene encoding flagellar assembly protein FliW, with protein sequence MARQNERVIQTRLGRQSVALDKVLYFPRGLMGFEDKHEFTLLQLREGAPFLILQSMDDPRLGLLVGDPYSFIEDYPIRIGDAEQKLLRLRTIRQVAVLVTVSIPPGRPEKTALNLTGPILINHEARLGLQVPQTDGRFPSQYYLHEQGKGPAESAQGGDAAGAGPMEGAAGEASEPEGGPDGVA encoded by the coding sequence ATGGCACGACAGAACGAAAGAGTGATCCAGACACGGCTTGGCCGCCAGAGTGTGGCGCTGGACAAGGTGCTGTATTTCCCCCGGGGCCTCATGGGCTTCGAGGACAAGCACGAGTTCACGCTGCTGCAACTGCGCGAGGGTGCGCCCTTCCTGATCCTGCAGAGCATGGACGACCCGCGTCTGGGCCTGCTGGTGGGCGACCCGTACAGCTTCATCGAGGACTACCCCATCCGCATCGGCGATGCGGAGCAGAAGCTCTTGCGGCTGCGCACCATTCGGCAGGTGGCCGTGCTGGTTACCGTGTCCATTCCGCCGGGGCGGCCCGAAAAGACGGCGCTGAACCTTACCGGCCCCATCCTGATCAACCACGAGGCCCGGCTGGGCCTGCAAGTGCCCCAGACCGACGGGCGTTTTCCCTCGCAGTACTACCTGCACGAGCAGGGCAAGGGCCCGGCGGAAAGCGCGCAGGGCGGGGATGCCGCGGGCGCCGGACCGATGGAAGGCGCGGCGGGAGAGGCTTCGGAACCCGAAGGGGGGCCGGACGGCGTGGCGTAG
- the nifA gene encoding nif-specific transcriptional activator NifA, with protein MPCTLQSLKLKALYAISQVFDRALDLEQALEEVLRVLSETLSMKRATITLPDRETGQLVIAASHGLTPAERGRGVYRLDEGVTGTIFQTARPYIVRDVRTDPLFLDRTGARKVEKGKISFLGVPILKQGAPIGVLNVDRLFSDDVSTSEDVEFLGIVATLVAQFLSLNEQLNERVDTLRRENVKLRTRVLDERGDYIVGRSAAMLDVQRQIERVAPTKATVLLLGESGVGKTLIARLLHNLSDRMVHPFVKVNCASIPETLLEAELFGHEKGAFTGAAAVRAGRFEEAHRGTIFLDEIGELPPGIQAKLLRVIQDREFERLGSNQTHRVDVRIVAATNRDLALLSEQGRFRQDLYYRLCVFPIRVPALRERPDDVERLLNHFLAKAARDYRRVITLAPDALALLRRHEWPGNVREMENLIERLAILSESGQIDRHFLEPLLEHSATENAQPDWPYPAHPAHQTHQAHQAHQAPHAPLSGGMAGNMAGNSAMGHGPADSGHGGPDFHGGPDIFGDAHPTTLRDIERNEIIAALRRNGWVQHRAAAALGITPRQMGYRIRKMGLSGLVAGERARRGD; from the coding sequence ATGCCGTGCACGTTGCAAAGCCTGAAACTCAAGGCCCTCTACGCCATCAGCCAGGTCTTCGACCGGGCCCTGGACCTGGAACAGGCCCTCGAAGAGGTCCTGCGCGTGCTTTCGGAAACCCTTTCCATGAAGCGCGCCACCATCACCCTGCCCGACCGCGAGACGGGACAGTTGGTCATCGCCGCCTCGCACGGGCTCACCCCCGCCGAACGCGGGCGGGGCGTGTACCGGCTGGATGAAGGGGTGACCGGCACCATCTTCCAGACCGCCCGCCCCTACATCGTGCGCGATGTGCGCACCGACCCCCTGTTTCTCGACCGCACCGGCGCGCGCAAGGTGGAAAAGGGCAAGATATCCTTCCTTGGCGTGCCCATCCTGAAGCAGGGCGCCCCCATTGGCGTGCTGAACGTGGACCGCCTGTTCAGCGACGACGTGTCCACCTCGGAAGACGTGGAATTCCTGGGCATCGTCGCCACCCTGGTGGCCCAGTTCCTGAGCCTGAACGAGCAGCTCAACGAGCGGGTGGACACCCTGCGGCGCGAAAACGTCAAGCTGCGCACCCGCGTGCTGGACGAACGGGGCGACTACATCGTGGGCCGCAGCGCGGCCATGCTGGACGTACAGCGCCAGATAGAGCGGGTGGCCCCCACCAAGGCCACGGTGCTGCTGCTGGGCGAATCCGGCGTGGGCAAGACGCTCATCGCGCGGCTGCTGCACAATCTTTCCGACCGCATGGTCCACCCTTTCGTGAAGGTGAACTGTGCCTCCATTCCGGAAACGCTGCTGGAGGCGGAACTGTTCGGCCACGAGAAGGGCGCGTTCACCGGCGCCGCCGCCGTGCGGGCGGGCCGCTTCGAGGAAGCCCACCGGGGCACCATCTTTCTGGACGAAATCGGCGAACTGCCGCCCGGCATCCAGGCCAAGCTGCTGCGGGTCATCCAGGACCGCGAGTTCGAGCGTCTGGGCAGCAACCAGACCCACCGCGTGGACGTGCGCATCGTGGCCGCCACCAACCGCGACCTCGCCCTGCTCTCCGAACAGGGGCGTTTTCGCCAGGACCTGTACTACCGGCTGTGCGTGTTCCCCATCCGGGTACCCGCCCTGCGCGAACGGCCCGATGACGTGGAGCGCCTGCTCAACCACTTTCTGGCCAAGGCCGCCCGCGACTACCGCCGGGTGATCACCCTGGCCCCGGATGCCCTGGCCCTGCTGCGCCGCCACGAATGGCCCGGCAACGTGCGCGAGATGGAAAACCTCATCGAACGCCTGGCCATCCTGTCCGAATCGGGGCAGATCGACCGGCATTTTCTGGAGCCGCTGCTGGAGCATTCCGCCACGGAAAACGCCCAGCCCGACTGGCCCTACCCCGCGCACCCGGCGCATCAGACACATCAGGCACATCAGGCACATCAGGCCCCGCACGCCCCTCTTTCCGGAGGCATGGCGGGGAACATGGCGGGCAATTCCGCCATGGGTCACGGCCCTGCGGACTCAGGGCACGGCGGTCCGGACTTCCACGGCGGTCCGGACATCTTCGGCGATGCCCACCCCACCACCCTGCGCGACATCGAACGCAACGAGATCATCGCCGCCCTGCGCCGCAACGGCTGGGTACAGCACCGCGCCGCCGCCGCGCTGGGCATCACCCCGCGCCAGATGGGCTACCGCATCCGCAAGATGGGACTTTCCGGCCTGGTGGCCGGGGAACGCGCCCGCCGGGGCGACTGA